Proteins from a single region of Anopheles merus strain MAF unplaced genomic scaffold, AmerM5.1 LNR4000082, whole genome shotgun sequence:
- the LOC121601380 gene encoding uncharacterized protein LOC121601380, with protein MGASTRTGKFAVGFTAFAFLFILIAFCSPYWLQTDGELEHPKFTNLGLWELCLRNFQDIHRWYDYPFNGCMWIFEEEYYIIHDYILPGFFIAVQFFFTLCFTLLLMGVIMTLMFLSCSRDNDRYIMLLLTNGTVLLLAALCGLIAVATFGCYGDSRDWMPNWEHNDMGWSFALGVVGTFALFPAGVLFIVEARRATYRRLNNIANTEMAAAYTMDERKYRGGHTDI; from the exons ATGGGCGCAAGCACAAGAACGGGAAAGTTTGCGGTCGGATTTACGGCGTTTGCCTTTTTGTTTATTCTGATCGCTTTCTGCTCTCCCTACTGGCTACAAACCGATGGCGAACTGGAGCATCCAAAGTTTACCAATTTAG GACTTTGGGAGCTGTGCTTGCGCAACTTCCAGGACATTCACCGATGGTACGACTATCCGTTCAATGGCTGCATGTGGATATTCGAGGAGGAGTACTACATCATCCACGACTACATACTGCCTGGGTTCTTCATCGCCGTGCAGTTCTTTTTCACGCTCTGCTTCACGCTGCTCCTGATGGGCGTGATCATGACGCTGATGTTTTTGAGCTGCTCCCGGGACAACGATCGCTAcattatgctgctgctgacgaacgggacggtgctgctgctcgctgccCTGTGCGGTCTGATAGCGGTGGCCACGTTCGGCTGCTACGGCGATAGCCGCGACTGGATGCCGAACTGGGAGCACAACGATATGGGCTGGTCGTTCGCGCTGGGCGTCGTCGGCACGTTCGCCCTGTTCCCGGCAGGCGTTCTGTTCATTGTCGAAGCACGCCGGGCCACGTACCGGAGGCTGAACAACATTGCCAACACGGAGATGGCCGCTGCGTACACGATGGACGAGCGGAAGTATCGCGGTGGACATACCGATATTTAG
- the LOC121601379 gene encoding zinc finger protein with KRAB and SCAN domains 2-like, whose amino-acid sequence MARRNVWTPEETRELLAIIKELDLMKLFGEERNTKLYQITENEMKQRGYFDKDAFQIEHKWKNLKRSYYKTKRENYLAESCEYFEELDELMAMKPPAPSSSKGKESASQPKRPRAVLENFDVLLTKLAKVDRENNEEFFKKQKDLVDYEFDLFTHDERQYTTKVSQMLNRNMNDFCVKAQQILLQEGVVIRIIDETPTMEDSTEELELQSSEQLAHPVVKKEIVKEFYQTWREEEPF is encoded by the exons ATGGCCCGCCGGAATGTGTGGACGCCGGAGGAAACCCGGGAACTGCTGGCAATCATCAAGGAGCTGGATTTGATGAAGCTGTTCGGCGAGGAGCGCAACACCAAGCTGTACCAAATCACGGAGAACGAGATGAAACAGCGCGGGTACTTCGACAAGGACGCTTTTCAGATCGAACACAAGTGGAAAAATCTAAAGCGTTCGTACTACAAAACAAAGCGCGAAAACTACCTGGCAGAGTCGTGCGAATATTTCGAGGAACTGGACGAGCTGATGGCCATGAAGCCACCGGCACCGTCGAGTTCCAAAGGCAAAG AATCTGCCAGCCAACCGAAGCGACCGAGAGCGGTGCTGGAAAACTTTGACGTGCTGCTAACCAAGCTGGCCAAGGTGGATCGGGAAAATAACGAAGAGTTTTTCAAAAAACAGAAAGACCTAGTAGACTACGAATTTGACCTGTTCACGCATGACGAGCGCCAGTACACGACGAAGGTGTCGCAAATGCTGAACCGCAACATGAACGATTTCTGCGTGAAAGCGCAGCAGATTTTGTTGCAGGAAGGGGTGGTGATACGGATCATCGATGAAACGCCCACCATGGAGGATAGTACGGAGGAGCTCGAGCTGCAATCCAGCGAGCAGCTGGCGCACCCGGTTGTGAAGAAGGAAATTGTGAAGGAGTTTTACCAAACGTGGCGAGAGGAGGAACCATTCTAA